One Ignavibacterium sp. DNA segment encodes these proteins:
- a CDS encoding T9SS type A sorting domain-containing protein encodes MKIFLLLITACGFTLAQIPFTQDTIAYNNRFNNRQFAQYNSQGLLRLTYTGGLGTVSSFNELFFVEEDTLGNFSTFNITNNAVDDNYSTLSIDQLDNIHISYESRDPSIFQVMYMHNTSGSFSAPIAITQGGLNKGTPYGKIGPDSVMHFVYYTYTSGTDNFYYRGYDLKTATLTPEVLLSNGEAGGDFEATLDIDSNGKVHIAGRSGSGLWAGPLKYFNNTSGSFQEYPTNVITDVNYPRIRTDSNNKVHIVYSSNSRLYYINNISGAFSAPVVFTPSGQMPAGIQSLEVDSQNRLYTTYQSSQAASGKGFYLLLAENFVFNDTIFIADLSPGHILRNSSQVVTSSSGDIAMLYAESGIRNDTVICDIFMKRGSIYEIIPVELSSFTAIVKENDIQLFWTTVTEINNRGFEIEKINDSKSKIIQDWEMIGFVPGYGTSTEPKSYSFVDKDVTTGKHKYRLKQIDFDGSFEYSEIIETEVIQKLNYLLEQNYPNPFNPVTSISYTIPDFSLSKSEGCFVTLKVFDVLGNEIVTLVNEEKAPGTYEVNFQSLVNNNQLASGIYYYQLKAGEFIQTKKMILLR; translated from the coding sequence ATGAAGATTTTTTTATTATTAATTACCGCTTGTGGATTTACGCTGGCGCAAATACCATTTACACAAGACACTATAGCATATAATAACAGATTTAATAACAGGCAATTTGCTCAATACAATTCACAAGGATTACTTAGATTAACTTATACCGGCGGATTAGGAACAGTCAGCAGCTTTAATGAATTATTTTTCGTTGAAGAGGATACCCTTGGAAACTTCTCGACTTTTAACATTACAAATAACGCTGTTGATGATAACTATTCAACACTATCAATTGATCAACTTGATAATATTCATATCAGTTATGAATCGCGTGACCCTTCGATTTTTCAGGTAATGTATATGCACAATACCTCAGGGTCTTTTTCAGCACCGATTGCTATAACACAAGGCGGATTAAATAAGGGAACTCCTTACGGAAAAATCGGACCTGATAGTGTAATGCACTTTGTCTATTATACTTATACATCAGGTACAGACAATTTTTATTATAGAGGATATGATCTAAAAACAGCCACTTTAACTCCCGAAGTGTTATTATCAAATGGTGAAGCAGGTGGTGATTTTGAAGCAACACTCGATATTGATTCAAATGGCAAAGTTCATATTGCAGGAAGAAGCGGTTCAGGATTATGGGCAGGACCCTTGAAATATTTTAACAACACTTCAGGTTCTTTTCAGGAATATCCAACTAATGTTATTACTGATGTGAATTATCCAAGAATAAGAACCGACTCGAATAATAAAGTACATATTGTTTATAGTTCTAATTCAAGATTGTACTATATAAATAATATTAGCGGCGCTTTCTCCGCTCCTGTTGTATTTACTCCATCAGGTCAAATGCCTGCAGGGATTCAGTCTTTGGAAGTTGATTCTCAAAACAGACTTTATACTACATATCAATCAAGTCAAGCTGCATCCGGAAAAGGGTTTTATCTTCTTCTTGCTGAAAACTTCGTTTTTAATGACACTATTTTTATTGCTGATCTTTCACCCGGACATATATTAAGAAATTCTTCACAGGTTGTTACAAGCAGCAGCGGTGATATTGCAATGTTATATGCTGAGTCCGGAATAAGAAATGATACTGTTATCTGTGATATATTTATGAAGCGTGGAAGTATTTATGAAATTATACCGGTTGAATTATCTTCTTTTACGGCTATAGTAAAAGAAAATGATATTCAATTATTTTGGACTACTGTTACTGAAATAAACAATCGGGGATTTGAGATTGAAAAAATAAATGATTCCAAATCCAAAATTATACAAGACTGGGAAATGATAGGTTTTGTACCTGGCTATGGCACTTCGACAGAGCCTAAATCATATTCATTTGTTGATAAAGACGTTACAACAGGAAAACACAAGTATAGATTAAAACAAATTGACTTTGATGGCAGCTTTGAATATTCAGAAATAATTGAAACTGAAGTCATACAGAAATTAAATTATTTACTAGAGCAGAATTACCCCAACCCATTCAATCCGGTAACTTCGATTAGTTACACAATTCCTGATTTCTCTCTGAGCAAATCTGAAGGGTGTTTTGTAACATTAAAAGTTTTTGATGTTTTGGGTAATGAAATAGTAACATTGGTTAACGAAGAAAAAGCACCCGGCACTTACGAAGTTAATTTCCAATCATTAGTCAACAATAATCAGCTGGCAAGCGGAATATATTATTACCAATTAAAAGCTGGTGAATTTATCCAAACTAAAAAAATGATTCTGCTCAGATAA
- a CDS encoding T9SS type A sorting domain-containing protein produces MKTLFITFSFFILSISTLSQTNSVELKDGGGGLLSTHASIAEAYNAIPMTITQAYLIEILSPYDQSSETIPITLGAKSGGSLTNTITIRPTAGNTGETISASSTSGILVFNDADFIILDGRPGGVGNTADLKIENLSTTGTNSNTISLLNGASNNILQYVHVVNNTQNTAGPRTIVLGTTTTTGNNDNLITNCKIEGGRSGIGIAGSASVPNQNTTITNCEIFNWGYAGIWLLSGALDVTIESNTIYQTVGVNNTIVSGIIMSTFAGGTYNIRKNWIYDLRTTSTSTSANIRGIYASAPAAGTVFNVENNMVSNALDNINSQTITGIELLGSNAYTANIYYNTFLIGGNHSGGTVNATTSAGIRISAASITLNMKNNISINKRTGGNVNHIGFALINNTGTYDLDYNCYYANGTNSFQAFIGTTGYNDLNIYKSASTPNEQNTIFKDVSFASITDLHLVPPSDGDPELAGTPIAGILDDFDGNIRSTTFPYRGADEATIIPVELISFNASVSENSVKLNWSTATELNNLGFEIQRQLLEDRNLNSEWFKIGFVPGFGTTAEAKSYSFTDSKLETGNYSYRLKQIDLDGSFVYSNTINIKVEQPIVFALDQNYPNPFNPITKIKYTIPDASKVMGEGLLVKLQVYDVLGNEIVTLVNEEKPAGKYEVIFNAAGLPSGVYLYQLKAGEFKSVRKLVLIK; encoded by the coding sequence ATGAAAACACTATTTATTACATTTTCTTTCTTCATCCTGTCAATCTCAACTCTTTCTCAAACAAACTCTGTCGAGTTAAAAGATGGTGGTGGTGGTCTTTTAAGTACCCATGCTTCAATTGCAGAAGCGTACAATGCTATTCCAATGACAATCACACAAGCGTATTTAATAGAAATCCTTTCTCCTTATGATCAAAGTTCTGAAACTATACCAATTACACTTGGAGCAAAAAGCGGAGGAAGTTTAACAAATACCATTACCATTAGACCAACCGCAGGAAATACTGGCGAAACAATTTCAGCTAGTTCAACATCTGGAATATTAGTTTTCAATGATGCTGATTTTATTATTCTTGATGGAAGACCAGGAGGAGTTGGCAATACAGCAGATTTAAAGATAGAGAATCTTTCAACTACTGGAACAAACTCAAATACTATCTCGCTGTTAAACGGTGCTTCAAACAACATTCTACAATATGTTCACGTAGTTAATAATACTCAAAATACGGCTGGTCCCCGAACAATTGTTTTAGGAACTACCACCACTACAGGTAACAACGATAACTTAATAACCAACTGCAAAATTGAAGGAGGAAGAAGCGGTATCGGTATTGCCGGCAGTGCTAGTGTTCCTAATCAAAATACAACGATAACTAATTGTGAAATCTTTAATTGGGGATATGCAGGCATCTGGCTGCTTTCAGGAGCTTTGGATGTTACAATAGAGTCGAATACAATATATCAAACTGTTGGAGTTAACAATACAATCGTTTCTGGAATTATAATGAGCACCTTTGCAGGTGGAACATATAACATACGTAAGAATTGGATTTATGACTTAAGAACAACTTCCACATCAACTTCTGCAAATATAAGAGGAATATATGCCTCTGCACCGGCAGCAGGTACTGTTTTTAATGTTGAAAATAATATGGTTTCAAACGCACTTGACAATATAAATTCACAGACAATTACCGGCATAGAGTTACTTGGATCTAATGCCTATACTGCAAATATCTACTATAATACTTTTTTGATTGGAGGGAATCATTCTGGTGGAACTGTAAATGCAACAACATCAGCAGGTATAAGAATTTCAGCCGCATCAATAACATTAAATATGAAGAATAATATTTCTATCAATAAGAGGACCGGCGGAAATGTAAATCATATTGGTTTTGCTTTAATTAATAATACAGGGACTTATGACCTTGATTATAATTGTTATTATGCTAACGGTACTAATAGTTTTCAGGCTTTTATAGGAACAACAGGATATAATGATCTGAATATTTATAAATCAGCTTCCACCCCCAACGAACAAAATACAATTTTCAAAGATGTTTCGTTTGCTTCTATAACTGATTTACACCTTGTACCTCCTTCTGACGGAGACCCTGAGTTAGCTGGAACTCCGATTGCCGGTATTTTAGATGACTTTGATGGCAATATACGCAGTACTACATTTCCTTACCGCGGTGCTGATGAAGCAACAATTATTCCTGTTGAATTAATATCATTCAATGCATCTGTATCTGAAAATTCTGTTAAACTTAACTGGTCAACTGCAACAGAATTAAACAACCTGGGATTTGAAATTCAAAGACAATTGCTGGAAGATAGAAATCTGAACTCAGAATGGTTTAAGATTGGGTTTGTACCTGGATTTGGAACTACTGCCGAAGCTAAGTCCTATTCTTTCACTGATTCTAAACTTGAAACAGGTAATTATTCTTACAGACTCAAACAAATTGACCTTGATGGAAGTTTTGTTTATTCAAATACAATTAATATCAAAGTTGAACAACCGATTGTATTTGCACTGGATCAGAATTATCCAAATCCATTTAATCCAATTACAAAAATAAAATATACTATTCCCGATGCCTCTAAGGTAATGGGCGAAGGACTGTTAGTTAAATTGCAAGTTTATGATGTTCTTGGAAATGAAATAGTTACATTGGTTAATGAAGAAAAGCCAGCAGGCAAATACGAAGTTATCTTTAATGCAGCCGGTTTACCAAGCGGTGTATATCTTTATCAGCTTAAAGCTGGCGAATTTAAATCTGTAAGAAAGCTTGTATTAATTAAGTAG
- a CDS encoding T9SS type A sorting domain-containing protein, with product MKINFYLFVLLTFLLTNLTFSQEIWINEFSYNCADSLIGVPEGDEFVEIVAPVGTDMSQYGLILYYYENNDAYYTYSFSRLSGIVTSVNQSAGKGYYVVLTENSYRLEKFTPIPEGVSFITIDTRNAGFVNTEGGILLVHAESGEVIHGVSYEMPKDIDLPISLMLKLEEVDFEWATLPELEITSSTVDAIKPPLKDDGNSPPYNSIKMIGSGFSRMWTTTTGKEISTPGSLNYNQSALPVELSSFFLTAVSNGVKLKWITETETNNFGFEVERKTSNTDWSTLGFVNGNGNSNSPKEYSYIDNVKKNDKYSYRLKQIDNTGQFAYSKIEVIDFTKQPQYNLTQNYPNPFNPSTSISFTLPRSEVVRLTVYNLLGQKIKTLIDEFKEAGVHYVNFEAKDLNSGIYIYTIETVSFTQTRKMTLIK from the coding sequence ATGAAAATAAATTTTTACTTATTTGTTTTGCTTACATTTCTATTAACAAATCTAACTTTTTCACAGGAGATATGGATAAATGAATTCAGCTATAACTGTGCTGATAGTTTAATAGGAGTTCCTGAAGGTGATGAATTTGTTGAGATTGTTGCACCTGTTGGAACAGATATGAGCCAATATGGTTTGATTCTCTATTATTACGAAAATAATGATGCTTATTATACATACTCTTTCAGTCGTTTATCTGGAATAGTAACTTCAGTTAATCAAAGCGCTGGTAAAGGATATTATGTAGTGTTGACTGAAAACAGTTATAGACTTGAAAAGTTTACACCTATTCCAGAAGGTGTTTCTTTTATAACAATTGACACTCGTAATGCTGGATTTGTAAATACTGAAGGCGGAATACTTTTAGTTCACGCTGAATCTGGTGAAGTTATTCATGGAGTTTCTTATGAGATGCCTAAGGATATTGATTTACCAATTTCTTTAATGCTTAAACTTGAGGAGGTCGATTTTGAATGGGCAACTTTACCTGAGCTTGAAATTACCTCTTCCACTGTTGATGCAATAAAGCCGCCCTTAAAAGATGATGGAAACTCTCCTCCATATAATAGTATTAAAATGATCGGTTCAGGGTTTTCCAGAATGTGGACAACAACTACCGGAAAAGAAATATCAACACCTGGATCGTTAAACTATAATCAGAGTGCATTGCCAGTTGAATTGTCTTCTTTCTTCTTAACCGCTGTTTCAAACGGTGTTAAGCTAAAGTGGATAACCGAAACTGAAACCAATAATTTTGGATTTGAAGTGGAAAGAAAAACCAGTAATACCGATTGGTCAACTTTAGGTTTTGTAAATGGAAACGGAAATAGCAATTCACCGAAAGAATACAGCTATATTGATAATGTTAAGAAAAATGACAAATATTCTTATAGATTAAAACAAATTGATAACACCGGACAATTTGCTTATTCAAAAATTGAAGTAATAGATTTTACAAAACAACCGCAGTATAATCTTACACAGAATTATCCGAATCCATTTAATCCATCAACCTCAATTAGTTTTACATTGCCCCGTTCCGAAGTGGTTAGATTAACAGTTTATAATCTGCTGGGTCAGAAGATTAAAACCTTGATAGATGAGTTCAAAGAAGCCGGTGTACATTATGTTAACTTCGAAGCAAAGGATTTAAATAGCGGAATATATATCTATACGATTGAAACAGTCAGTTTTACACAAACAAGAAAGATGACCTTAATCAAATAG